A DNA window from Clavibacter sepedonicus contains the following coding sequences:
- a CDS encoding adenylate kinase, which produces MTRLLIVGPPGAGKGTQAKRIAADRGIPDVSTGDIFRQNIKDRTELGQQVQALVDAGNYVPDELTNRLVTVRLQEEDAQAGFLLDGYPRTLAQVAYLEELLQGWGQELDAVIQLVADEDEVVARLTRRAAEQGRADDGEDEIRHRQEVYVRETSPLIDVYREHGLLVEVDGLGEVDEVAERIRTALAARGVRPSSDAGRA; this is translated from the coding sequence GTGACCCGGCTCCTGATCGTCGGCCCTCCCGGCGCGGGCAAGGGAACGCAGGCGAAGCGCATCGCGGCCGATCGCGGCATCCCGGACGTCTCCACGGGCGACATCTTCCGCCAGAACATCAAGGACCGCACCGAGCTCGGCCAGCAGGTCCAGGCGCTCGTCGACGCGGGCAACTACGTCCCGGACGAGCTGACGAACCGGCTCGTCACCGTGCGCCTCCAGGAGGAGGACGCGCAGGCGGGCTTCCTGCTCGACGGCTACCCGCGCACGCTCGCCCAGGTCGCGTACCTCGAGGAGCTGCTGCAGGGGTGGGGCCAGGAGCTCGACGCGGTGATCCAGCTCGTGGCGGACGAGGACGAGGTCGTCGCCCGGCTGACCCGTCGCGCCGCCGAGCAGGGGCGCGCCGACGACGGCGAGGACGAGATCCGCCACCGCCAGGAGGTCTACGTCCGCGAGACGAGCCCCCTCATCGACGTGTACCGCGAGCACGGCCTGCTCGTCGAGGTCGACGGGCTGGGCGAGGTCGACGAGGTCGCCGAGCGGATCCGCACGGCACTCGCCGCTCGCGGCGTCCGTCCCTCCTCCGACGCCGGTCGCGCGTAG
- the secY gene encoding preprotein translocase subunit SecY, protein MLSAVVRIFRTPDLRRKIGFTLGIIALFRLGSFIPAPFVDFANVQSCLAANQGTSGLYELVNLFSGGALLKLSIFALGIMPYITASIIVQLLRVVIPHFDTLYKEGQSGQAKLTQYTRYLTIALAVLQSTTLITVARSGALFGQTNVSACTQLVTNDAWYAIMLMVITMTAGTGLIMWMGELITERGIGNGMSLLIFTSVAAAFPTSLIAIQQSRGWEVFLLVIAVGLLVVAAVVYVEQSQRRIPVQYAKRMVGRRTYGGNNTYIPIKVNMAGVVPVIFASSLLYLPALVAQFNQPPVGQPPAPWVQWITDNLTTGDHPLYMVMYFLLIVGFTYFYVAITFNPEEVADNMKKYGGFIPGIRAGRPTAEYLDYVLTRITLPGSLYLGLIALLPLIALSLVGANQNFPFGGASILIVVGVGLETVKQIDSQLQQRHYEGLLK, encoded by the coding sequence GTGTTGAGCGCCGTCGTCAGGATCTTCCGCACCCCCGATCTGCGTCGCAAGATCGGGTTCACGCTGGGCATCATCGCCCTCTTCCGCCTCGGATCTTTCATCCCGGCGCCGTTCGTCGACTTCGCCAACGTGCAGTCGTGCCTCGCGGCCAACCAGGGCACCTCGGGCCTCTACGAGCTCGTCAACCTCTTCAGCGGCGGTGCGCTGCTGAAGCTCTCCATCTTCGCGCTGGGCATCATGCCGTACATCACGGCATCGATCATCGTCCAGCTGCTCCGCGTGGTCATCCCGCACTTCGACACCCTCTACAAGGAGGGCCAGTCCGGCCAGGCCAAGCTCACGCAGTACACGCGCTACCTCACGATCGCCCTCGCGGTCCTCCAGTCCACGACGCTCATCACGGTCGCGCGCAGCGGTGCGCTCTTCGGCCAGACCAACGTCAGCGCCTGCACGCAGCTCGTCACGAACGACGCCTGGTACGCGATCATGCTCATGGTCATCACCATGACCGCCGGCACCGGCCTCATCATGTGGATGGGCGAGCTCATCACCGAGCGCGGCATCGGCAACGGCATGTCGCTCCTCATCTTCACGTCGGTCGCCGCCGCGTTCCCGACCTCGCTCATCGCGATCCAGCAGAGCCGCGGCTGGGAGGTCTTCCTCCTGGTCATCGCCGTCGGCCTGCTCGTCGTCGCCGCCGTCGTCTACGTCGAGCAGTCGCAGCGCCGGATCCCCGTGCAGTACGCCAAGCGCATGGTCGGACGCCGCACCTACGGCGGCAACAACACCTACATCCCGATCAAGGTCAACATGGCCGGCGTCGTGCCCGTCATCTTCGCCTCGTCGCTGCTGTACCTGCCCGCGCTGGTCGCGCAGTTCAACCAGCCGCCCGTCGGCCAGCCGCCTGCACCGTGGGTGCAGTGGATCACCGACAACCTCACCACGGGCGACCACCCGCTCTACATGGTGATGTACTTCCTCCTCATCGTCGGCTTCACGTACTTCTACGTCGCCATCACCTTCAATCCGGAGGAGGTCGCCGACAACATGAAGAAGTACGGCGGCTTCATCCCCGGCATCCGCGCGGGGCGCCCGACGGCCGAGTACCTCGACTACGTGCTGACGCGCATCACGCTGCCGGGCTCGCTGTACCTCGGGCTCATCGCGCTCCTGCCGCTCATCGCCCTGTCGCTCGTCGGCGCCAACCAGAACTTCCCGTTCGGCGGCGCGAGCATCCTCATCGTGGTCGGCGTCGGCCTCGAGACGGTGAAGCAGATCGACTCGCAGCTGCAGCAGCGGCACTACGAGGGGCTGCTCAAGTGA